One Hippoglossus hippoglossus isolate fHipHip1 chromosome 13, fHipHip1.pri, whole genome shotgun sequence genomic window carries:
- the proca1 gene encoding proteoglycan 4, whose protein sequence is MWSVFFVFLSYLDRNFVKGDFLDAEKESKEMFSMLNGTFCAKMSSVGENLLYQVSDGAEVVRSVVSPSGKLVNCTVIVNQMQVKSFMHECRLGLKEQRAGSQLETRFTRMDEAKMVCHEFRERSGRSVKREDSDDSSLQNKVLKRSKRGFTYPGTLWCGAGNMADNYEQLGDFAETDSCCRTHDHCPHVIHAFSSNYGHTNFKWHSICDCDCDNTLKTCLRKVNDTSSRVVGQAFFNVIGVPCFELTYEERCAERHWYGLCKRYEKLPIALLQEAVPYDFGGIDVIDELTLAPPKNKESEKTEEEEKPESPTQSTMPGPEQPSLTNVVTAAEDFIKVLATVSTSQSSTNDSDKETQSSEKKKRKNKGKKKKTPKKHKGKGNKRKQKAEAGVKTDDRAAVSPSGSKPGEVIALSNFISESHKHDQSSTNRAGDNEYELKGKEEPSNEVMKDEPAMDKETRSTTPSLIVQKKPAEEITLSARTNTTIIPRKARTRGIRKGGRKKSKKVPPPSSEEVVRNTTDKSSDISVPTFITITPMPQPQQQSLQSDPEKRPVVSTAGTPTGITKVKRNRSKERGDREGRKKRRKVSSASPIVAVAHENSSVDNLNVIPLNRAPTVRPVSTAEPPVSHRLDIYGGKRSDHSTAPNSSFSVLKRRRSKKRGLRRRKTALPFSSEKTFYHNISDNLPPIPTTPAPGSNTLAIRSTESLPTQSVWRLFTTAPPAVSAKRHRPTIRRQRKSRQKAMPTTLSNGLSVLEQTKHIPMTFTTPPSKITTTDELNPQTSDRPRITTSAPPAMSPIQITIEKVKAQFTRKKRRKAAALSIRQQ, encoded by the exons ATGTGGTCggtcttctttgtctttctgtcttatCTGGACAGAAACTTCGTCAAGGGCGACTTCCTGGACGCGGAGAAGGAGAGCAAAGAGATGTTCTCCATGCTCAACGGCACCTTTTGCGCAAAGATGTCCAGCGTGGGGGAGAATCTCCTCTACCAGGTGTCAGACGGAGCCGAGGTGGTGCGCTCCGTCGTCAGTCCCTCCGGCAAGCTCGTGAACTGCACCGTCATAGTGAACCAGATGCAGGTGAAATCCTTCATGCACGAGTGCAGGCTGGGGCTGAAGGAACAGAGAGCCGGGAGCCAGCTGGAGACGCGTTTCACGCGCATGGATGAAGCCAAAATGGTTTGCCACGAGTTCAGAGAGAGGTCCGGGCGCAGCGTCAAGAGGGAGGACAGCGATGACTCTTCGCTGCAGAACAAGGTGTTAAAAAGATCCAAGAGGGGCTTCACTTATCCCGGGACCCTGTGGTGTGGAGCCGGTAACATGGCTGATAACTATGAGCAGCTGG GAGACTTTGCAGAGACcgacagctgctgcagaactCACGACCACTGTCCTCATGTCATCCACGCCTTCTCCTCAAATTATGGCCACACCAATTTCAAGTGGCACTCCATCTGCGATTGTGACTGTGATAATAC GTTGAAAACTTGTCTGAGGAAAGTCAACGACACATCTTCCAGGGTTGTTGGTCAGGCGTTCTTCAATGTTATCGGCGTGCCTTGCTTTGAGTTAACCTATGAGGAGCGATGTGCAGAGCGGCACTGGTATGGCCT ctGTAAACGATATGAGAAGCTCCCCATTGCTCTGCTGCAAGAGGCGGTCCCATACGACTTTGGTGGTATTGATGTCATCGATGAGCTGACATTGGCTCCTCCCAAGAATAAAGAATCCGAAaaaactgaggaggaagagaaaccgGAGAGTCCAACTCAGTCAACCATGCCAGGCCCTGAACAGCCCTCACTCACAAACGTCGTCACCGCCGCCGAGGACTTCATCAAGGTCCTTGCTACTGTCTCCACCTCGCAAAGCTCCACCAACGACTCTGACAAAGAGACTCAGagctcagagaagaagaagaggaagaacaaagggaagaagaagaaaaccccTAAAAAGCATAAAGGAAAGGGGAATAAAAGGAAGCAGAAAGCAGAGGCAGGTGTCAAAACAGACGACAGAGCTGCGGTTTCGCCTTCTGGCAGCAAACCAGGGGAAGTCATCGCCCTGAGTAACTTCATCAGTGAGTCACACAAACATGACCAGTCAAGTACAAACAGAGCAGGTGACAATGAATATGAGCTCAAAGGAAAAGAGGAGCCCTCCAACGAAGTCATGAAAGATGAACCAGCTATGGATAAGGAGACGCGTTCCACCACGCCATCACTGATAGTCCAGAAGAAGCCAGCAGAGGAAATTACTCTTTCTGcaagaacaaacacaaccaTTATTCCACGTAAAGCAAGAACCAGAGGGATAAGAAAGGGCGGGAGAAAGAAGAGCAAGAAagttcctcctccttcttctgaGGAGGTTGTAAGGAACACAACAGACAAGTCAAGTGACATTTCTGTCCCCACCTTCATTACCATAACCCCGATGCCACAACCCCAGCAACAAAGCCTTCAGAGCGACCCTGAAAAGCGACCTGTCGTCAGCACTGCTGGTACCCCCACTGGAATCACCAAAGTCAAAAGGAACAGGTCAAAggagaggggagacagagaggggaggaaaaaaaggaggaaagtcAGCTCAGCTTCCCCCATTGTGGCTGTTGCCCATGAAAATTCCTCCGTGGACAATCTGAATGTGATCCCTCTCAACAGGGCTCCCACTGTAAGACCGGTCTCCACTGCAGAGCCGCCGGTTTCTCACCGGCTGGACATTTATGGAGGGAAAAGATCCGACCACAGTACAGCTCCGAACTCTTCCTTTAGTGTCTTGAAGAGGCGAAGATCAAAGAAGAGAGGACTGAGAAGGAGGAAGACGGCTTTGCCTTTTTcaagtgaaaaaacattttatcacaACATCTCTGACAATTTGCCCCCTATTCCCACAACTCCAGCCCCGGGTAGCAACACTCTTGCAATTCGATCCACAGAAAGTCTTCCAACTCAAAGTGTATGGAGGCTTTTtacaacagcgccccctgctgtcaGTGCAAAACGACACAGGCCAACAATCAGGCGGCAGAGGAAGTCGAGACAGAAAGCCATGCCCACTACTCTCAGCAATGGACTTTCTGTCCttgaacaaactaaacacatacCAATGACATTTACAACCCCGCCGTCCAAAATCACCACCACTGACGAGCTCAATCCACAGACGTCCGACAGGCCCCGCATCACCACCTCTGCTCCTCCCGCCATGAGCCCGATTCAGATAACGATTGAGAAAGTAAAGGCACAATTCaccaggaagaagaggaggaaagcagCAGCGCTATCTATCAGACAACAATGA
- the zgc:174895 gene encoding adenine phosphoribosyltransferase, which translates to MDVLAAPADRRKGWYLSLMAPNTKGPMFAWLDPSRIYCNSLALADCVSDLLSPFHSDTIDLVAGIDAMGFILGASVATTLGKGFLAIRKAGHLCVATQNQTYSDYTGREKNMEIRLDVIKPGMRVLLVDQWIETGGTMKAAIQLVERLGATVVGVAAVAIENTEGGKWIKENYKFSHCIPEELQSQVDQKYLESFKSFNS; encoded by the exons ATGGACGTGTTGGCCGCTCCTGCAGACAGGCGTAAAGGATGGTACCTTTCCCTGATGGCACCCAACACAAAAGGACCAATGTTTGCCTGGTTGGATCCGTCCAGAATCTACTGCAACTCCCTG GCTCTTGCAGACTGTGTCTCAGACCTTCTCAGCCCATTCCACAGTGACACCATTGACCTGGTTGCTGGGATAGATGCAATGGGATTCATTCTCG GAGCGTCCGTCGCCACCACTCTTGGGAAAGGTTTCCTGGCCATTCGTAAAGCAGGACACCTGTGTGTAGCAACCCAGAACCAAACCTACTCCGACTACACAGGCAGGGAAAAGAATATGGAAATAAGACTGGACGTCATAAAACCAG GAATGAGGGTGTTGTTAGTGGACCAATGGATCGAGACCGGTGGTACAATGAAGGCGGCCATTCAGCTGGTGGAGAGGCTGGGAGCCACTGTTGTAG GTGTAGCAGCCGTGGCTATAGAAAACACTGAGGGGGGGAAGTGgattaaagaaaattacaaatTCTCTCACTGCatccctgaagagctgcagagccAAGTCGATCAGAAATATCTTGAATCTTTCAAAAGCTTCAACAGCTGA
- the rab34a gene encoding ras-related protein Rab-34a isoform X2: MSVRVPSLSVLPPVRRDRIIVQLPKYFRREAAVHTKDEFNNKVKTACQQQRTGTVGFKISKVIVVGDLAVGKTCLINRFCKDAFDKNYKATIGVDFEMERFEVMGVPFSLQLWDTAGQERFKCIASTYYRGAQVVIIAFDVNDVASLGHVRQWLEDALRENDPTAVQLFLVGTKKDLSSPAQYSQIEQDALELAQEISAEYWAVSSLTGENVNEFFFRVASLAFETNVLAELEKSGSRQIGDVVRINSPSNSVNATSKKKGPNCCQ; the protein is encoded by the exons ATGTCGGTCCGAGTTCCATCCTTGAGCGTTCTTCCTCCTGTTCGCAGGGACCGGATCATCGTTCAGCTTCCTAAG TATTTCAGGAGAGAAGCCGCCGTCCACACTAAAGATGAATTCAACAATAAAGTGAAGACGGCCTGCCAGCAGCAGCGCACCGGCACCGTGGG ATTTAAAATCTCTAAGGTCATTGTCGTGGGCGACCTGGCTGTGGGGAAAACCTGTCTGATTAATAG ATTTTGCAAAGATGCGTTCGATAAGAACTACAAGGCCACGATCGGAGTGGACTTTGAGATGGAGCGGTTCGAGGTGATGGGCGTTCCTTTCAGCCTGCAGCT GTGGGACACTGCAGGCCAAGAGAGGTTCAAGTGCATTGCTTCCACATACTACAGAGGAGCCCAGG ttGTGATCATCGCGTTTGATGTGAACGATGTCGCCTCTTTGGGTCACGTCAG gcagTGGCTGGAAGACGCCTTGAGAGAGAACGACCCCACCGCCGTCCAGCTGTTCCTGGTCGGCACAAAGAAAGACCTGAGC TCTCCTGCTCAGTATTCTCAGATCGAGCAAGACGCTCTCGAACTGGCACAAGAGATCAGTGCAGAGTACTGGGCTGTTTCATCACTCACAG GGGAAAACGTGAATGAGTTTTTCTTCCGAGTTGCATCGTTGGCATTCGAGACCAACGTTCTGGCCGAGTTGGAGAAAAGTGGATCAAGACAAATTGGAGACGTCGTCA GAATCAACAGCCCGTCAAACAGTGTGAACGCTACATCTAAGAAGAAAGGGCCCAACTGCTGTCAGTGA
- the rab34a gene encoding ras-related protein Rab-34a isoform X1 produces MSVRVPSLSVLPPVRRDRIIVQLPKYFRREAAVHTKDEFNNKVKTACQQQRTGTVGRFKISKVIVVGDLAVGKTCLINRFCKDAFDKNYKATIGVDFEMERFEVMGVPFSLQLWDTAGQERFKCIASTYYRGAQVVIIAFDVNDVASLGHVRQWLEDALRENDPTAVQLFLVGTKKDLSSPAQYSQIEQDALELAQEISAEYWAVSSLTGENVNEFFFRVASLAFETNVLAELEKSGSRQIGDVVRINSPSNSVNATSKKKGPNCCQ; encoded by the exons ATGTCGGTCCGAGTTCCATCCTTGAGCGTTCTTCCTCCTGTTCGCAGGGACCGGATCATCGTTCAGCTTCCTAAG TATTTCAGGAGAGAAGCCGCCGTCCACACTAAAGATGAATTCAACAATAAAGTGAAGACGGCCTGCCAGCAGCAGCGCACCGGCACCGTGGG CAGATTTAAAATCTCTAAGGTCATTGTCGTGGGCGACCTGGCTGTGGGGAAAACCTGTCTGATTAATAG ATTTTGCAAAGATGCGTTCGATAAGAACTACAAGGCCACGATCGGAGTGGACTTTGAGATGGAGCGGTTCGAGGTGATGGGCGTTCCTTTCAGCCTGCAGCT GTGGGACACTGCAGGCCAAGAGAGGTTCAAGTGCATTGCTTCCACATACTACAGAGGAGCCCAGG ttGTGATCATCGCGTTTGATGTGAACGATGTCGCCTCTTTGGGTCACGTCAG gcagTGGCTGGAAGACGCCTTGAGAGAGAACGACCCCACCGCCGTCCAGCTGTTCCTGGTCGGCACAAAGAAAGACCTGAGC TCTCCTGCTCAGTATTCTCAGATCGAGCAAGACGCTCTCGAACTGGCACAAGAGATCAGTGCAGAGTACTGGGCTGTTTCATCACTCACAG GGGAAAACGTGAATGAGTTTTTCTTCCGAGTTGCATCGTTGGCATTCGAGACCAACGTTCTGGCCGAGTTGGAGAAAAGTGGATCAAGACAAATTGGAGACGTCGTCA GAATCAACAGCCCGTCAAACAGTGTGAACGCTACATCTAAGAAGAAAGGGCCCAACTGCTGTCAGTGA
- the tlcd1 gene encoding TLC domain-containing protein 1, producing the protein MEALLPVLKSRPGLSVLVSSLIFRVVHQLLQRLPVPKVVRQDDFRFWKWKNLSVSMVHSLLTGTWALTCVLVWPETLTDLHSYHTPLSYLLVCVSTGYFVQDAADIILTGHGRGSWEFLLHHSLVIGCFLYALFTQLYVAGAVIALFVEVNSVTLHLRLMLKLSAVQSSSMYHINKFVNLFTYVLFRMGTQLYLSWYILNNYSWMDRGGYFLISMMMMNIMILIYFYRLIRADFFPRGSKSYVVQNGTHNNNTKKFLSD; encoded by the exons ATGGAGGCCCTGCTTCCTGTGCTGAAGAGTCGCCCAGGCCTCTCAGTGCTGGTGAGCTCACTGATTTTCAGGGTTGTCCACCAACTTCTGCAAAGACTGCCTGTGCCCAAGGTGGTGAGGCAGGATGACTTCCGCTTCTGGAAGTGGAAGAACCTCTCTGTCTCCATGGTGCACTCCCTGCTGACTGGAACATGGGCCCTGACATG TGTGCTTGTGTGGCCCGAGACGCTGACGGACCTCCACTCCTACCACACGCCGCTGTCTTACCTGCTTGTCTGCGTCTCAACAG GATACTTTGTGCAAGACGCAGCTGATATCATCTTGACGGGACATGGAAGAGGATCATGGGAATTCTTACTGCATCACTCGCTG gtgaTCGGGTGTTTCCTGTACGCCCTCTTCACTCAGCTGTACGTAGCCGGCGCCGTCATCGCCCTCTTCGTGGAGGTCAACAGTGTCACGCTGCACCTGAGGCTGATGCTGAAACTGTCCGCCGTTCAGTCGTCCTCCATGTACCACATCAACAAATTCGTCAACCTCTTCACCTACGTCCTGTTTCGTATGGGCACCCAGTTGTACCTCTCCTGGTATATCTTGAACAATTACTCCTGGATGGACCGTGGTGGATACTTCCTCATcagcatgatgatgatgaatatcATGATCCTGATTTATTTCTACCGCCTGATCCGTGCTGACTTCTTCCCTCGGGGGAGTAAGAGCTACGTGGTACAGAACGGGACTCATAACAACAACACCAAAAAGTTCCTCAGTGATTGA